From a region of the Trichoderma atroviride chromosome 6, complete sequence genome:
- a CDS encoding uncharacterized protein (EggNog:ENOG41~TransMembrane:12 (o97-119i126-146o152-173i185-211o217-236i257-277o289-310i330-349o369-390i397-415o421-439i537-555o)), which produces MTVDTASSAASESLAEPKNDNEVEISPDAKKIALGNHDNMADIEAAVNAKDNQLSGFKWFLVCACVYVSDFVYGLDTTIAADIQGAVTQTFGTVDQLAWLGAGFALGSTAVILPGGALFNSFDQKWLYIAGVMLFEVGSALCGAAPNMNALIVGRVIAGAGGTGIYLGTLNFFSSHLVSPEQRGAYISGISIVWGLGAVLGPAIGGAFSISKATWRWSFYINLVLGAIAAPIWIFLLPSVHPTNGISIKQRLLRLDFLGFLLSAGAWTIFAVVFIAAGNSWEWQDKRTIALLVVCGVLTLAYIFQQYSCFLTTPATRSFPGHLLRYKSHILLGTSTACAISSLYVPVYYIPVYFQFVESDSPLKAAVRILPLVLVAVAVSFSSGSLLAKVKFYKPHYLVSGVLITLGSALFYVYIDPSTSPGVIYVISVVMALGIGLTWQIGYTVATLKVSPEDIGNAISLQNLAQIGGTTVALVIAGQVFQTAAFSNLSKALSGQGYSAAEIHDAVAGAQSALLSQLEGELRDHALLAITDAIRTSFIPVITAGALILVAGVFMEMERLFK; this is translated from the coding sequence ATGACTGTCGACACCGCCTCCAGTGCCGCGTCTGAGTCTTTGGCTGAACCCAAAAATGACAATGAAGTAGAGATAAGCCCAGATGCGAAGAAAATTGCTTTGGGTAATCACGATAATATGGCAGATATTGAGGCTGCAGTGAACGCAAAGGACAACCAATTGTCCGGCTTCAAATGGTTTCTTGTCTGTGCTTGCGTTTATGTCTCGGACTTTGTCTACGGCCTCGACACTACCATCGCAGCCGACATTCAAGGCGCAGTAACTCAAACTTTTGGAACTGTCGATCAGCTTGCTTGGCTCGGCGCCGGATTCGCCCTCGGTTCCACTGCCGTCATTCTTCCTGGCGGTGCCTTATTCAACTCATTCGACCAAAAGTGGTTATATATCGCCGGTGTAATGCTTTTTGAAGTGGGCTCTGCATTGTGCGGCGCTGCACCAAACATGAATGCTCTCATTGTTGGCCGTGTTATAGCTGGCGCGGGAGGAACAGGCATATACCTTGGAACCCtcaacttcttctcatctcattTAGTATCGCCTGAGCAACGTGGAGCTTACATCTCCGGCATCTCGATTGTCTGGGGCCTCGGCGCTGTACTTGGTCCCGCTATCGGCGGCGCTTTCAGTATTAGCAAAGCaacttggagatggagtttTTACATCAATTTAGTCCTTGGTGCAATCGCTGCCCCGATTTGGATATTTCTGCTGCCATCTGTACATCCCACTAACGGGATCTCCATCAAACAGCGCCTGCTTAGGTTGGACTTCCTCGGCTTCTTACTGAGCGCCGGTGCTTGGACCATCTTCGCAGTTGTCTTCATTGCTGCTGGCAATAGCTGGGAGTGGCAGGATAAACGAACGATTGCACTCTTGGTTGTGTGCGGCGTCCTAACGTTAGCATATATTTTCCAACAGTATTCTTGCTTTCTAACGACGCCTGCGACACGATCGTTCCCTGGTCACTTATTGCGCTACAAATCTCATATTCTTCTGGGGACAAGCACGGCATGTGCTATTTCGAGCCTCTATGTCCCGGTGTATTACATTCCCGTCTACTTCCAGTTCGTGGAATCCGATTCGCCGTTGAAAGCTGCCGTCCGAATTCTACCCCTTGTTCtcgttgccgttgctgtcAGCTTTTCAAGTGGCAGTCTTCTCGCGAAAGTCAAGTTTTATAAGCCACACTATCTTGTCTCTGGCGTTTTGATCACTCTAGGTAGTGCGCTGTTTTACGTCTACATCGATCCATCCACATCACCAGGTGTTATATACGTCATCAGTGTCGTGATGGCTCTAGGAATTGGTCTCACTTGGCAAATCGGATACACCGTTGCTACTCTCAAGGTATCGCCTGAAGATATTGGGAATGCCATCAGCCTCCAGAACTTGGCCCAAATCGGTGGAACTACAGTCGCCTTGGTCATTGCGGGACAGGTTTTCCAAACCGCTGCTTTCTCCAATTTGAGCAAAGCGCTCAGCGGCCAGGGATACAGTGCTGCGGAAATTCATGACGCGGTGGCAGGAGCACAGAGCGCCTTACTAAGTCAATTGGAAGGTGAACTGAGAGACCATGCTTTGCTTGCTATCACAGACGCAATCCGGACCAGCTTCATTCCAGTTATCACGGCTGGCGCACTAATCTTAGTCGCGGGCGTGttcatggagatggaaaggcTTTTCAAATAA